The Neobacillus sp. PS3-34 genome has a window encoding:
- a CDS encoding cyclic nucleotide-binding domain-containing protein yields the protein MNEIKDRDQLNHYLLAHRIDTIFNEQIKPYLSLYSFDEGEPICSQGEASQYLYVLVKGKIKIFTTSAEGKTLILSFKTPLEVIGDIEYVRDIDFINTVEAVSPVIMIGIHHQWLKKYGNEYAPLLQFLLEIITQKFHIKSNSMRFNLMYPVEVRLASYLLSVSFDDSDSLFKGEISTSTLPDAANLIGTSYRHLNRVIHRFCTNGLVERNKGFITVKDRKRLSALANHNIYE from the coding sequence ATGAATGAAATTAAAGATCGTGACCAACTGAATCATTATTTGCTTGCCCATCGTATAGACACCATTTTTAATGAACAAATAAAACCGTATTTGTCCCTATACAGCTTTGATGAGGGTGAACCTATCTGTTCACAGGGAGAAGCTTCACAATATCTGTACGTACTTGTTAAGGGGAAAATTAAAATCTTTACGACCTCAGCAGAAGGAAAAACCTTGATTCTCTCTTTTAAAACACCTCTGGAAGTAATCGGGGATATTGAATATGTACGGGATATAGACTTTATCAATACAGTTGAGGCAGTATCACCTGTAATTATGATTGGCATCCACCATCAATGGCTGAAAAAATACGGAAATGAATATGCGCCGTTGCTGCAATTTTTACTGGAAATCATCACACAAAAGTTTCACATTAAATCCAACTCGATGCGCTTCAATTTGATGTATCCGGTAGAGGTACGCTTGGCCAGTTATTTATTGTCTGTCTCTTTTGATGATTCCGATTCTCTTTTTAAAGGGGAAATAAGCACTTCCACATTACCGGATGCAGCTAACTTAATCGGAACCAGCTATAGACATTTAAATCGGGTAATCCACCGGTTTTGTACAAATGGTCTGGTTGAGCGAAACAAAGGATTCATCACGGTGAAGGACAGAAAAAGATTAAGTGCGCTGGCAAATCACAATATCTACGAGTAG
- a CDS encoding acyl-CoA dehydrogenase family protein has protein sequence MNFDHSEKVKEYQIRLTEFMEEYVYPNENLYNDQLDKQDRFSKVPPIMEELKKRAMEKGLWNLFLLDSEYGEGLTNLEYAPLCEIMGRSSIAPEVFNCAAPDTGNMEVLVRYGTEEQKEKWLKPLLNGEIRSCFSMTEPDVASSDATNIQASIIRDGDEYVINGTKWWSSGAGDPRCKIAIVMGKNDPDAAKYEQQSMILVPLETPGVTIKRVLPVFGYDHAPHGHAEIEFKDVRVPADNMLWGEGKGFAIAQGRLGAGRIHHCMRSIGAAERALEEFCKRVQNRTAFGKKVADQGVVQEWIAESRIEIEQARLLTLKAAYMMDTVGNKEAKAEIAMIKVIAPNMALKVIDRAIQAFGAAGVSDDFTLAAAWANIRTLRLADGPDEVHKRAIARYELKKHQ, from the coding sequence ATGAATTTTGATCATTCCGAAAAAGTGAAGGAATACCAAATCCGGCTAACAGAGTTTATGGAGGAATACGTTTATCCAAATGAAAACCTGTATAATGATCAGCTTGATAAACAAGACCGTTTTTCAAAGGTTCCACCCATCATGGAAGAACTGAAGAAAAGAGCAATGGAAAAAGGGTTATGGAATTTATTTTTGCTAGACAGTGAGTATGGAGAAGGGCTGACAAATCTTGAATATGCTCCCCTTTGTGAAATTATGGGCAGATCAAGCATAGCTCCAGAGGTATTTAACTGTGCTGCACCTGATACCGGAAATATGGAGGTACTGGTCCGGTATGGAACTGAAGAACAAAAAGAAAAGTGGTTAAAACCACTCTTGAATGGCGAAATCCGTTCCTGTTTTTCCATGACAGAACCGGATGTTGCCTCATCTGATGCTACAAATATCCAGGCAAGTATTATTCGTGATGGAGATGAATACGTCATCAACGGAACAAAATGGTGGTCATCGGGCGCAGGAGACCCACGCTGTAAAATCGCAATTGTAATGGGTAAAAATGATCCCGATGCAGCTAAGTATGAGCAGCAGTCCATGATCCTTGTGCCGTTAGAAACACCAGGGGTCACGATTAAAAGAGTACTGCCGGTGTTTGGCTATGATCATGCTCCGCATGGACATGCAGAAATCGAATTTAAGGATGTGCGCGTTCCAGCTGACAACATGCTTTGGGGTGAAGGTAAAGGGTTTGCGATTGCCCAGGGACGCCTAGGCGCAGGCCGGATTCATCATTGCATGAGATCAATTGGTGCAGCCGAAAGGGCACTTGAAGAATTTTGTAAACGCGTTCAGAATCGTACAGCCTTCGGAAAGAAAGTCGCGGATCAAGGTGTTGTTCAGGAATGGATTGCCGAATCGAGAATTGAAATCGAGCAGGCAAGGCTGTTGACACTTAAGGCAGCATACATGATGGATACCGTCGGCAATAAAGAGGCGAAGGCTGAAATCGCGATGATTAAAGTGATCGCACCAAATATGGCTTTAAAGGTAATTGACCGTGCCATTCAGGCGTTTGGGGCAGCCGGAGTCAGTGATGATTTTACACTGGCAGCGGCATGGGCTAATATCAGAACGTTGAGATTGGCTGACGGTCCGGATGAAGTCCATAAGAGGGCGATTGCGAGATATGAATTAAAAAAGCATCAATAA
- a CDS encoding phosphotransferase family protein has product MASDTIPIRKGEELDITKIEAFLKNHFPDLPDGPLTIEQFSVGRSNLTYQLKKGEWEAVLRRPPLGQVAPKAHDMEREYQVLKEIHPHFPPAPKPLVFADQNIIGSPFFIMERKHGIVLDTEFPEGVTPTEAMCRKISGTMVDNLVALHSIDYSKTKLFEMTKPDGFMERQVEGWIRRYERSETDLIEGVERLKQWLLSHIPVSGTPSIIHYDYKLNNSMFDAQFTKMVGLFDWEMTTVGDPLADLGAAMSYWIEPDDSELLKRGMGKLPITAMPGFFTRNEFMEYYAKKSGRDISNMNFYLTFAYFKLAVICQQIYFRWKKGQTQDERFASLNQFVSSLIQYSLYIAEKQF; this is encoded by the coding sequence ATGGCGTCTGATACGATTCCAATCCGAAAAGGTGAAGAATTGGATATAACAAAAATTGAAGCATTTTTAAAAAATCATTTTCCTGATCTGCCAGATGGCCCTTTAACGATAGAGCAATTTAGTGTTGGGCGTTCGAATTTAACTTACCAGCTGAAAAAGGGTGAATGGGAAGCCGTGTTAAGGCGGCCGCCGCTCGGTCAGGTTGCTCCAAAAGCTCATGATATGGAGAGGGAGTACCAGGTTTTGAAAGAAATTCATCCCCATTTTCCACCAGCGCCAAAGCCCTTGGTTTTCGCTGATCAAAATATCATTGGAAGTCCGTTTTTTATAATGGAGAGAAAGCACGGGATTGTTCTCGATACTGAGTTTCCTGAGGGGGTAACACCGACAGAAGCTATGTGCCGGAAAATATCAGGAACAATGGTTGATAACCTGGTCGCTTTGCACAGTATTGACTATTCAAAAACGAAATTATTTGAAATGACCAAGCCCGACGGTTTTATGGAAAGGCAGGTTGAAGGCTGGATCAGGCGGTATGAACGGTCGGAAACAGACCTGATCGAAGGCGTTGAAAGGCTGAAACAATGGCTGTTAAGCCATATTCCTGTTTCAGGCACACCTTCTATCATCCATTATGATTACAAATTGAACAACTCCATGTTTGACGCCCAATTTACCAAAATGGTGGGCTTGTTTGATTGGGAAATGACTACGGTTGGTGATCCACTCGCAGATCTGGGTGCTGCGATGAGCTATTGGATTGAACCTGATGACTCCGAGCTTTTAAAAAGAGGCATGGGAAAACTGCCGATCACAGCCATGCCAGGTTTCTTTACCAGAAACGAGTTCATGGAATACTATGCAAAGAAAAGCGGCCGTGACATCTCTAATATGAATTTTTATCTGACCTTTGCGTACTTCAAGCTCGCTGTAATTTGCCAGCAAATTTATTTCCGCTGGAAAAAAGGTCAGACACAGGATGAGCGGTTCGCAAGCCTTAATCAATTTGTCAGTAGTCTGATCCAATATTCGCTCTATATAGCGGAGAAGCAGTTTTAA
- a CDS encoding NADPH:quinone oxidoreductase family protein — MKVVQLQKYGGPEVLNMAELEKPVPNGHEVLIEIHAIGVNYADTARREGQYVVKTPLPFIPGAEVAGVVVEVGENVTNVKPGMKVVTLIESGGYSEYVLADSRGLIPIPEQLGFEEAAALPLQGLSAYHILKTMGRLEQGESVLVHAAAGGVGTLAVQLAKLFGAGQVIATASSKDKLALAKEMGADVLINYTEDGWEERVLDATGRKGVDVALEMAGGEIFHKTLKCLAAFGRLVIYGVASGEQSRFYPSSLMERNQSVIGFFLPQIMRKPALIQFSMQEMMSYLAEGKLKLTIGGVYPLEQAAEVHRLLQSRQTKGKLILKP; from the coding sequence ATGAAGGTTGTACAACTGCAGAAATACGGAGGTCCGGAAGTGCTAAATATGGCTGAACTTGAAAAACCGGTGCCTAATGGCCATGAAGTACTGATTGAAATACATGCAATCGGAGTCAATTATGCCGATACAGCCAGACGTGAAGGACAGTATGTTGTAAAAACACCACTCCCATTCATACCGGGAGCTGAGGTTGCCGGTGTTGTTGTTGAGGTGGGCGAAAACGTTACGAACGTTAAACCAGGTATGAAGGTAGTCACATTGATTGAATCGGGAGGTTATTCTGAATATGTGCTTGCGGATAGCCGTGGCCTTATTCCCATTCCTGAACAGCTGGGGTTTGAAGAGGCAGCCGCATTGCCGCTCCAGGGATTAAGCGCTTACCATATTTTAAAAACAATGGGACGGCTCGAACAGGGCGAAAGCGTCCTGGTCCATGCCGCGGCGGGCGGGGTTGGAACACTTGCCGTGCAGCTCGCAAAATTATTTGGTGCAGGACAGGTAATAGCCACTGCCAGCTCGAAGGATAAACTGGCCCTCGCGAAGGAAATGGGTGCAGATGTCCTTATTAACTATACAGAGGATGGCTGGGAGGAAAGGGTACTGGACGCAACAGGCAGGAAAGGAGTGGACGTCGCTCTCGAAATGGCCGGTGGTGAAATATTTCATAAAACACTTAAGTGTCTGGCTGCGTTTGGGCGACTGGTAATTTATGGGGTTGCCAGTGGTGAGCAAAGCAGATTCTATCCTTCCTCTCTTATGGAAAGAAACCAATCTGTAATCGGATTTTTCCTGCCGCAAATAATGAGAAAACCGGCATTAATCCAATTCAGCATGCAGGAAATGATGTCGTATCTGGCTGAGGGCAAACTGAAGCTGACCATTGGAGGAGTTTACCCTTTGGAGCAGGCAGCGGAAGTCCATCGCCTTTTACAGTCCCGCCAAACGAAAGGAAAACTAATTTTAAAGCCATAA
- a CDS encoding MaoC family dehydratase N-terminal domain-containing protein: MYKHLIGAQSGKVKNYVERGAVKKFAEAIGDPHPIYVDEETGRKSRYQSNIAPPTFPRVFDYGNIEGLRLPNKGLIHGEQSFHYERPLLVGEEILCYSVLKNYFERKGALGEMGFLIIESYGEDTGGTICFSSTSIIIIPEAVRKVLVG, translated from the coding sequence TTGTATAAACATCTTATTGGAGCTCAATCAGGCAAGGTGAAAAATTACGTGGAACGAGGCGCTGTAAAGAAATTTGCTGAAGCCATCGGCGACCCTCATCCGATTTATGTAGACGAAGAAACGGGACGGAAATCGAGGTATCAAAGCAATATTGCTCCACCTACTTTTCCACGCGTTTTTGATTACGGAAATATTGAGGGTCTGAGGCTGCCCAATAAAGGACTTATTCACGGTGAGCAGTCATTTCATTATGAAAGACCCTTGCTAGTTGGAGAAGAAATACTCTGTTATTCGGTTTTAAAAAATTATTTCGAGCGGAAGGGAGCCCTGGGAGAAATGGGATTCCTAATCATCGAAAGCTATGGGGAAGATACCGGGGGAACGATCTGTTTTTCCTCAACCTCGATTATTATTATTCCTGAGGCTGTAAGGAAGGTGTTGGTGGGATGA
- a CDS encoding DMT family transporter — MRGILFAFLGGALITLQGVANSQISHDIGTWQAATITQLTGFLMALLILIFVRDGKWQRFKQVEPLYLTGGALAAVIIFSNVTAIQQIGVTLTIAALLIAQLCLTFLIDINGWFGVVKQKMRVQQVIGILMMIAGIVILRL; from the coding sequence ATGAGAGGAATTTTATTTGCATTTTTAGGTGGGGCCTTAATAACCCTGCAAGGAGTTGCCAATTCCCAAATAAGCCATGATATTGGCACCTGGCAAGCTGCAACCATCACACAGTTGACAGGATTCCTAATGGCGCTGCTAATTCTGATTTTCGTCCGGGACGGAAAATGGCAAAGGTTTAAGCAAGTAGAACCGTTATATTTAACTGGCGGCGCCTTAGCGGCTGTCATTATTTTCAGTAATGTCACGGCCATTCAGCAGATCGGCGTAACACTTACTATCGCTGCCTTGCTCATTGCCCAGCTGTGTCTTACTTTTTTAATTGACATCAACGGGTGGTTCGGAGTGGTAAAACAGAAAATGAGGGTTCAACAGGTTATTGGCATCTTAATGATGATAGCCGGTATCGTGATATTAAGGTTATAA
- a CDS encoding YjjG family noncanonical pyrimidine nucleotidase: protein MKKYQTLFFDVDDTLLDFGATEKSALQRLFNDQKIPLTSEIEANYKKINQGLWKSFEEGKLNREDVVNTRFSILFKEYGQEVEGPLLEKKYRSFLEEGHQLINGAIELITDLQNQFDLYIVTNGVSKTQDKRLRNSGLYPLFKDIFVSEDTGFQKPMKEYFDYVFARIPNFSVKQGLIIGDSLSADIYGGQLAGLDTCWFNPTNKPNETEIVPTYQIQKLEELYQILSIEREPAALR from the coding sequence GTGAAAAAATACCAAACATTATTTTTTGATGTTGATGATACACTTTTGGATTTTGGCGCAACTGAAAAGTCAGCGTTACAAAGGCTGTTTAATGACCAAAAAATCCCGTTAACTTCTGAAATCGAAGCAAATTATAAAAAAATAAATCAAGGTCTCTGGAAGTCGTTTGAAGAAGGCAAATTAAATCGTGAAGACGTAGTGAATACCCGGTTTTCCATTTTATTTAAGGAATACGGCCAAGAGGTTGAAGGACCTTTACTTGAAAAGAAGTATCGCAGTTTCCTAGAAGAAGGGCATCAGCTTATAAATGGAGCGATAGAATTGATAACAGACCTCCAAAATCAATTTGACCTTTATATTGTAACTAATGGTGTTTCTAAAACTCAGGATAAACGCCTCCGTAATTCAGGGTTATATCCGCTTTTTAAAGATATATTTGTATCAGAGGACACTGGCTTCCAAAAGCCAATGAAGGAGTATTTTGATTATGTTTTTGCGCGGATTCCAAATTTTAGTGTGAAACAAGGATTAATTATCGGAGATTCCTTGAGCGCGGATATTTATGGTGGGCAGCTTGCCGGTCTGGACACATGCTGGTTCAACCCCACAAATAAGCCCAACGAAACTGAAATTGTCCCAACCTACCAAATACAAAAGCTTGAAGAGCTTTATCAAATTTTAAGCATCGAAAGAGAACCAGCTGCATTAAGATAG
- a CDS encoding acyl-CoA dehydrogenase family protein, whose protein sequence is MHLRLTDEQRMVQKTIRRFVEKELIPLENDVLRNEREGKPSLPPGKLKELQLKAKEAGFWGINTPEEYGGADLGQMMMAIVIMEVSKTFVPFQFGGSADNILYYGNEEQKQKYLIPTINGDKKSCFAMTEPGAGSDTQNIKMSAVKDGSEWVLNGEKTFITGGNEADFVMVIAITDKERHQATSGREGVTCFIADRDMGWKSEYIHTMGEWGPAGLVFDNVRVPEENILGELHKGYNLGLEWIGFARWIVGARAVGSAERLLQMAIDYSKERITFGKPIAERQAIQWQIADSAVEIEAAKWLVLNAAFTLDAGEDNRHLASMAKLYGSNMGNRVVDRVLQIHGGMGYTRELPIERWYREARLWRIYDGTDEIQRMIIARNLIKGHVKVGQFI, encoded by the coding sequence ATGCACTTACGTTTGACAGATGAACAGAGGATGGTTCAAAAAACAATTCGCAGGTTTGTTGAAAAAGAATTGATCCCACTGGAAAATGATGTTTTAAGGAACGAAAGAGAAGGGAAGCCCAGCCTTCCTCCAGGGAAGCTAAAAGAATTACAATTGAAAGCAAAGGAAGCGGGTTTCTGGGGAATTAACACCCCTGAAGAATACGGCGGTGCCGATCTTGGCCAGATGATGATGGCGATTGTTATAATGGAAGTATCCAAAACGTTTGTACCCTTCCAATTCGGCGGCTCAGCTGATAACATCCTTTATTATGGAAATGAAGAACAAAAACAAAAGTATTTAATCCCAACGATTAACGGCGATAAAAAGTCATGCTTTGCAATGACAGAACCGGGTGCAGGCTCAGATACACAAAACATTAAAATGTCAGCCGTAAAAGATGGAAGCGAATGGGTGCTGAATGGGGAAAAAACCTTTATCACCGGAGGCAACGAAGCAGATTTTGTAATGGTAATTGCCATTACAGACAAAGAAAGACATCAGGCAACTAGTGGCCGTGAGGGAGTTACTTGTTTTATAGCTGACCGGGATATGGGCTGGAAGTCAGAATATATACATACAATGGGCGAATGGGGACCGGCAGGATTGGTATTCGATAATGTACGTGTTCCTGAAGAAAATATTCTAGGCGAATTGCATAAAGGCTATAACCTAGGGCTTGAATGGATTGGCTTTGCCCGCTGGATTGTTGGAGCGAGGGCAGTAGGATCTGCGGAAAGATTATTGCAAATGGCCATTGATTATTCAAAGGAACGGATTACTTTTGGAAAGCCAATTGCAGAAAGACAGGCCATACAGTGGCAAATAGCGGACTCTGCCGTCGAAATTGAAGCTGCTAAATGGCTTGTACTTAACGCCGCATTTACTCTTGATGCTGGCGAGGACAATCGCCATCTGGCATCAATGGCGAAGTTATATGGATCGAATATGGGGAACCGCGTCGTAGACCGCGTTCTCCAAATTCATGGAGGAATGGGTTATACAAGGGAGCTGCCAATCGAGAGATGGTACCGTGAGGCAAGGCTGTGGAGAATCTATGACGGTACAGATGAGATTCAGCGCATGATTATCGCCAGAAATTTAATCAAAGGCCATGTGAAAGTTGGACAGTTCATTTAA
- a CDS encoding SDR family oxidoreductase: MHVKDLFDLTGKVAIVTGGGRGLGQQIAEGFAEAGANVVVCSRNLEACEEVSEQLRKLGVESLAIQCDITKPEDVQNVVDKTKEKFGCIDILVNNSGASWGAPVEEMPLDAWQKVINVNVTGTFLMSQAVGRVMLEQQSGKIINIASVAGLKGSNPKYMNAIGYNSSKGAVITFTKDFAAKWGPSGIYVNAIAPGFFPTKMSKGLLEVGGEGILEGTPLRKFGSETDLKGVALFLAAPASDFITGDVLVVDGGAHVL, from the coding sequence ATGCATGTTAAGGACTTGTTTGATTTAACAGGAAAAGTGGCGATCGTTACAGGCGGCGGGCGCGGGCTTGGCCAACAGATCGCAGAGGGATTTGCTGAAGCAGGCGCAAACGTAGTGGTGTGCTCAAGAAATCTTGAGGCATGCGAAGAAGTAAGTGAACAGCTTAGGAAGCTTGGAGTGGAATCCCTTGCAATACAGTGTGATATTACAAAACCAGAGGATGTCCAAAACGTTGTTGATAAAACGAAGGAAAAATTCGGATGTATTGATATTCTTGTCAACAACAGCGGGGCATCATGGGGTGCACCGGTAGAGGAAATGCCACTGGATGCGTGGCAAAAGGTTATTAACGTAAACGTGACCGGAACCTTTTTAATGTCCCAGGCAGTTGGCCGCGTCATGCTCGAACAGCAGTCCGGAAAAATCATTAATATTGCTTCTGTAGCTGGCTTAAAAGGATCTAACCCTAAATATATGAATGCGATTGGCTATAACTCTAGTAAAGGAGCTGTTATAACCTTTACAAAGGACTTCGCCGCTAAATGGGGGCCAAGTGGTATTTATGTGAACGCAATTGCTCCGGGATTTTTCCCAACTAAAATGTCAAAAGGCCTGCTTGAAGTGGGTGGCGAAGGAATCCTGGAAGGAACACCATTACGGAAATTCGGGTCAGAAACAGACCTTAAGGGTGTTGCGCTGTTTTTAGCAGCACCTGCCTCAGATTTTATTACGGGTGATGTTTTAGTAGTTGATGGCGGTGCTCATGTATTGTAA
- a CDS encoding DMT family transporter → MIQGVLLSLIAGSLVSLQNIFNSKVNERSGLWATTSLVLGMGFLASLTMGLIFEGKHLFILQNMKTWYWFTGLIGTGVVICLVKGIRLLGPTFSISIVLTSQLGFALVWDSLGLFGLEKVPFTLRHLIGVLVIAGGIIVIKSGDDRKNPGSSDIYTKTQMGRSR, encoded by the coding sequence ATGATACAAGGGGTATTATTGTCACTTATCGCAGGTTCTCTGGTGAGTCTGCAAAATATTTTCAACAGTAAAGTAAATGAACGCTCAGGGCTATGGGCAACGACTTCATTAGTTTTAGGGATGGGATTCTTAGCTTCTCTTACAATGGGTCTAATCTTTGAGGGTAAACATCTATTTATCTTGCAAAATATGAAAACATGGTACTGGTTCACCGGTCTAATCGGTACCGGAGTGGTAATATGTCTCGTGAAGGGTATTAGGCTGCTGGGTCCAACGTTTTCCATCTCTATTGTGCTTACCTCACAGCTGGGTTTTGCTTTAGTGTGGGATTCCTTAGGATTATTCGGTCTTGAAAAAGTCCCTTTTACTCTCAGGCACCTAATTGGTGTACTGGTCATTGCTGGTGGTATTATTGTAATTAAATCAGGCGATGATCGTAAGAATCCAGGTTCATCTGATATATATACAAAAACTCAAATGGGGAGATCAAGGTGA
- a CDS encoding enoyl-CoA hydratase, translated as MTNAHLLIKQQGAVLSITLNRPDSLNAFSPDMILGLTTALSDAHQNPEIRAIVLSGAGRSFSAGGDVKSMGMANSVEVYEHIGRLNECILTMKATEKPIIAAVHGFAAGAGFNLALACDLIVAADDSKFALSFSQVGLISDGGGSYFLPRLVGPHLAKQFFFSAEPIPAERLHQLGVVNYLVPLEQLEQETLKIAEEFASGPGRAYGMIKKLVDHSLSSTLEEILEQERITQTMMVTTADHKEGLAAFKEKRKPNFTGR; from the coding sequence ATGACAAATGCACATTTATTGATCAAACAACAAGGGGCGGTTTTGTCCATAACCTTGAACAGGCCTGACAGCTTAAATGCATTCAGTCCTGATATGATACTTGGCTTAACAACTGCACTAAGCGATGCACATCAAAATCCGGAAATCCGCGCGATTGTTCTGTCGGGTGCTGGTCGTTCCTTCAGTGCGGGAGGGGATGTCAAATCGATGGGTATGGCAAATTCCGTTGAGGTTTATGAACATATCGGAAGGCTAAATGAGTGCATCCTGACGATGAAGGCAACTGAAAAACCGATCATTGCTGCGGTACACGGCTTTGCTGCCGGGGCAGGCTTTAATTTGGCACTTGCATGTGACTTGATTGTGGCAGCGGATGATAGTAAGTTTGCCCTTAGTTTCTCTCAGGTCGGGTTAATATCCGATGGAGGGGGTTCCTATTTTTTACCCCGCCTTGTAGGACCGCATCTTGCAAAGCAATTCTTTTTCAGTGCTGAACCAATTCCCGCAGAAAGATTGCACCAGCTCGGCGTGGTCAACTATCTCGTGCCGCTCGAGCAGTTGGAACAAGAGACCCTAAAGATTGCCGAAGAATTTGCAAGTGGACCAGGCCGCGCTTATGGCATGATCAAAAAGCTCGTGGATCATTCGTTAAGTTCAACGCTGGAAGAAATCCTTGAACAGGAACGGATTACCCAGACCATGATGGTTACAACTGCGGACCATAAAGAGGGTTTAGCCGCCTTTAAGGAAAAGAGAAAACCTAATTTTACAGGAAGATAA
- a CDS encoding TetR/AcrR family transcriptional regulator — MKEKITEHSIKLFEKKGFSETSIQDIVDSLGVTKGTFYYYFSSKEELLMDIHLGYIDELLARQEQILGDDMLSCKQQLFEIVFMLISSIKGKGSSAKIFFREMRNLSENRLAQIASKRDQFRLNVERVVRLGMEKGEFRSDLNAAIVTFGILGAANWSYQWFNPNGVSSDREVAQIFVEMILKGIQVD; from the coding sequence GTGAAGGAAAAAATAACAGAACATAGCATAAAATTATTTGAGAAAAAAGGGTTTAGCGAGACCTCGATCCAAGATATTGTTGATTCCCTTGGCGTAACCAAAGGTACATTTTATTATTATTTTTCCAGCAAAGAAGAGCTTTTGATGGACATTCATCTCGGTTATATTGATGAACTTCTCGCCCGCCAGGAACAGATTTTAGGAGACGATATGTTAAGCTGCAAGCAGCAGCTCTTTGAAATAGTATTTATGCTGATCAGTAGTATTAAAGGCAAGGGTTCAAGCGCGAAGATCTTTTTCAGGGAAATGCGAAATCTAAGTGAAAACCGGCTAGCCCAAATTGCTTCGAAACGGGACCAGTTCCGTTTAAACGTGGAACGGGTGGTAAGGTTAGGGATGGAAAAGGGCGAATTCCGTTCCGATTTAAACGCAGCCATTGTAACCTTTGGCATTCTTGGGGCAGCAAATTGGAGCTATCAGTGGTTCAATCCCAACGGGGTATCTTCAGATCGTGAAGTCGCTCAAATTTTCGTCGAAATGATATTAAAGGGTATTCAGGTAGATTAA
- a CDS encoding SDR family oxidoreductase codes for MKRKTAIVTGSSSGFGMLCSLELAKKGFHVIATMRDKAKSETILTLAKEQKLLDKIEVHPLDVTSIESINAFMVELSGFDSIDVLVNNAGLAIGGFCEEVPLEEYRRQFETNFFGVISVTQALLPLMRANGRGRIINMSSISGKVGFPGLSPYVASKHALEGFSESLRLELKPFGIDVVLVEPGSYSTNIWSGLDNTEIKKDSPYRSYMETIFSIIESGKQEHGDPLEVAVLVAQIASQQKAPNLRYVIGKGVKKNLFLKNLVPWKIIEKAVVKRLIK; via the coding sequence ATGAAAAGAAAAACGGCCATTGTCACCGGTTCTTCAAGCGGATTTGGAATGTTATGCTCGCTTGAACTTGCTAAAAAAGGATTCCATGTTATTGCAACGATGAGAGATAAGGCAAAATCTGAAACTATCTTAACGCTGGCCAAAGAACAAAAACTGCTCGATAAAATCGAGGTCCATCCTCTGGATGTCACTTCAATAGAATCAATAAATGCCTTTATGGTAGAGTTATCTGGATTTGATTCGATTGATGTACTCGTTAATAATGCAGGTTTAGCGATTGGTGGATTTTGCGAGGAAGTTCCCCTTGAGGAGTACCGCAGGCAATTTGAGACGAACTTTTTTGGTGTTATCTCAGTAACCCAGGCACTGCTCCCTTTAATGAGAGCAAATGGGCGCGGAAGAATTATCAATATGAGCAGCATTAGCGGAAAAGTGGGCTTTCCAGGGTTATCGCCTTATGTAGCATCAAAGCATGCGCTTGAGGGTTTTAGCGAAAGTTTAAGGCTTGAACTCAAGCCATTTGGAATTGATGTTGTGTTAGTTGAACCGGGATCGTATTCGACTAATATTTGGTCCGGCCTGGATAACACAGAAATAAAGAAGGATTCCCCTTACCGCTCCTATATGGAAACTATTTTTTCTATTATTGAAAGTGGCAAACAAGAACATGGTGATCCCCTAGAAGTGGCAGTTCTGGTTGCCCAAATAGCTTCTCAGCAAAAAGCTCCTAACCTGAGATATGTTATTGGGAAAGGCGTAAAGAAGAACCTTTTTTTGAAGAATCTTGTTCCCTGGAAGATCATAGAAAAGGCAGTGGTGAAAAGGTTAATAAAATAG